A stretch of the Teretinema zuelzerae genome encodes the following:
- a CDS encoding biotin--[acetyl-CoA-carboxylase] ligase gives MVNNNYSDTSVSQPMKHGSSESAAEGRGKNTRAKVLDMLRSAAGGISGEAMAAQIGVSRVAVWKAVKGLCEAGYEIAGNPEGYALVRDKTDSIDEWEFGADAPRFRHLESTDSTMNRAFDEALRGAAHGLVVTADRQLTGRGMSGKAWNSAAGGLFFTIVTRPGLAVWDSHRMVMAAQCAAAEAVRSATGVECSLDWPNDLLVGSGKIGGILGEGLFSGTTLSFMNLGVGINTGERPDMPGTGAVNGGRKEILDFFLKNFDRIDPESPGLASRWNSKCPRIGQSIIGKTVGGARVEGAFLGIDEAGRARIREDKDTGGYGERLFSPGSLSIETKGWRR, from the coding sequence ATGGTTAACAACAACTATTCCGACACTTCTGTATCCCAGCCGATGAAACACGGCTCGTCTGAAAGCGCGGCCGAAGGCCGCGGAAAGAACACCCGGGCGAAGGTCCTGGACATGCTGAGAAGCGCCGCGGGTGGCATCTCAGGCGAAGCAATGGCGGCCCAAATCGGAGTCAGCCGCGTAGCAGTGTGGAAGGCCGTCAAGGGACTGTGCGAGGCGGGATACGAAATAGCGGGAAATCCCGAAGGCTATGCGCTGGTGCGCGATAAGACGGACAGCATCGACGAATGGGAGTTCGGAGCGGACGCCCCGCGCTTTCGCCATCTTGAATCGACCGACTCGACGATGAACCGCGCGTTCGACGAGGCGCTCCGGGGAGCCGCGCACGGATTGGTGGTCACCGCCGACAGACAGCTCACCGGGCGGGGCATGTCCGGGAAAGCCTGGAATTCTGCCGCGGGCGGGCTTTTTTTCACGATTGTTACGCGGCCCGGACTCGCCGTATGGGATTCCCACCGCATGGTCATGGCGGCCCAGTGCGCCGCCGCAGAGGCTGTCCGCTCGGCGACGGGAGTCGAGTGTTCTCTGGATTGGCCGAACGATCTGCTTGTCGGATCAGGCAAAATCGGAGGAATTCTCGGAGAAGGACTGTTTTCAGGAACCACCCTGTCCTTCATGAATCTGGGGGTTGGCATCAATACCGGCGAACGTCCGGACATGCCCGGCACAGGCGCCGTAAACGGCGGCAGAAAAGAAATTCTCGATTTCTTTTTGAAAAATTTCGATCGCATTGATCCCGAGTCTCCCGGCCTCGCCTCGCGCTGGAATTCGAAGTGCCCGCGGATCGGACAGAGCATAATCGGGAAAACAGTCGGCGGCGCCCGGGTAGAAGGAGCTTTTCTCGGCATCGATGAAGCAGGACGCGCGCGGATACGGGAAGATAAAGACACAGGCGGTTATGGAGAACGGCTTTTTTCGCCGGGTTCCTTATCAATAGAAACAAAAGGATGGAGAAGATGA
- a CDS encoding biotin transporter BioY, whose protein sequence is MNQLKTSTLKSVFTAVFAALICAGSIMAVPIGPVPIVLQNAFAVLAGLLLGPVQGAGAVGLFLIAGMIGLPVFSGGKSGFAVIAGPTGGYLAGYFIAALIGGYAVQRASKDNPKQALPIIISASIAAFACIYIPGVLVLKRSLSLSLADAIAKGFIPFLIGDAVKIVAIVPITLKLRPIVARYLSQDD, encoded by the coding sequence ATGAATCAACTCAAGACCAGCACCCTCAAATCGGTGTTCACCGCGGTATTCGCGGCTCTCATTTGCGCAGGATCGATTATGGCCGTGCCGATAGGGCCTGTCCCGATAGTCCTGCAAAACGCCTTCGCGGTATTGGCGGGCCTCCTGCTCGGACCGGTCCAGGGAGCCGGGGCGGTGGGACTCTTCCTCATCGCGGGGATGATCGGGCTTCCGGTATTCTCAGGCGGTAAAAGCGGATTCGCCGTGATCGCAGGGCCTACGGGCGGATACCTCGCAGGATACTTCATCGCCGCTCTTATCGGCGGCTACGCGGTGCAGCGCGCGTCCAAGGACAATCCGAAGCAAGCGCTTCCGATAATAATCAGCGCGTCGATAGCGGCCTTCGCCTGCATTTACATACCGGGAGTCCTCGTGCTGAAGAGGAGCCTCTCCTTGAGCCTCGCGGACGCGATCGCGAAGGGATTCATACCCTTTCTCATCGGCGACGCCGTGAAGATCGTCGCAATCGTTCCGATAACCCTGAAGCTCCGGCCGATAGTGGCGAGATATTTGTCCCAGGATGATTAA
- a CDS encoding energy-coupling factor ABC transporter ATP-binding protein, with product MIKLDNLRRRFPGQDKDALKGATFSVRDGEFVVIGGANGSGKSVLMHLIASLDKPTSGIVSCTDAEGRPARVGLVFQDADAQILGDTPLEDVSVGPKNLGFSRTEAAAIARGALARAGLEGKEGFPARSLSGGEKRRLAVAGILALDAPIIILDEPYANLDWPGVAQVNGIIRQLKNEGRTVIVLTHELEKVLALADRLMVLYQGEIVWDGEPREGLRSAPLEKWGIRNPLASYSGVQDLLWESGV from the coding sequence ATGATTAAGCTGGATAACCTCAGGCGACGCTTTCCGGGGCAGGATAAGGACGCGCTGAAGGGCGCGACCTTCTCGGTACGGGACGGCGAGTTCGTCGTCATCGGCGGGGCGAACGGCTCCGGAAAAAGCGTGCTCATGCACCTGATAGCCTCCCTCGACAAGCCGACTTCAGGCATAGTCTCCTGCACGGACGCCGAAGGAAGGCCTGCTCGCGTGGGCCTCGTGTTCCAGGACGCGGACGCGCAGATTCTCGGCGACACCCCGCTTGAGGACGTTTCCGTGGGACCGAAGAACCTCGGCTTCTCCCGAACGGAAGCCGCCGCTATCGCGCGCGGGGCTCTCGCGCGTGCCGGTCTCGAAGGAAAGGAAGGCTTTCCCGCGAGAAGCCTTTCAGGAGGAGAAAAGAGGAGGCTCGCCGTCGCGGGGATTCTCGCGCTAGACGCCCCGATAATCATCCTTGACGAGCCGTACGCGAATCTCGACTGGCCCGGAGTCGCCCAGGTAAACGGAATAATCAGGCAACTGAAAAACGAAGGACGGACAGTCATCGTGCTTACCCACGAGCTTGAAAAGGTGCTGGCTCTCGCCGACCGGCTGATGGTTCTCTATCAGGGAGAAATCGTGTGGGACGGGGAACCCCGGGAGGGACTGCGGAGCGCTCCGCTTGAAAAGTGGGGAATACGAAATCCGCTTGCCTCGTATTCGGGCGTCCAGGATCTTCTGTGGGAGTCCGGCGTATGA
- a CDS encoding energy-coupling factor transporter transmembrane component T family protein — protein sequence MKSGHLFSYNTAETPIHRLPALLKLACVTALTAGVFFFPAAALAGATVFLAVSAVIAMIGLDRAAALAKTFAGYSLFIVLVRFLKIPESTETLVPELRDTLLYLWRLFLALGFGTILYATTSALELRNALEDLQNSIYSRLKCSAFLPDIAFSLSLTIAFIPRIFDLWQEINLAWNARGGGRSRSPAAVYRRIASLVPLLLIRLLDAAARTERAIRNRKPL from the coding sequence ATGAAATCCGGCCATCTTTTTTCCTATAATACAGCCGAAACTCCCATCCACCGCCTGCCCGCGCTTTTAAAGCTCGCCTGCGTTACCGCTTTAACGGCGGGGGTGTTCTTTTTTCCCGCGGCAGCTCTCGCGGGAGCGACCGTTTTTCTGGCCGTTTCGGCCGTTATCGCGATGATCGGCCTTGATCGCGCCGCTGCCCTGGCAAAAACGTTCGCCGGATACAGCCTCTTTATCGTTCTGGTCCGCTTCCTTAAAATCCCGGAGAGCACTGAAACCCTCGTCCCGGAATTGCGGGATACCCTGCTCTATCTGTGGCGCCTCTTCCTCGCCCTCGGCTTTGGAACGATTCTCTACGCCACCACTTCCGCGCTCGAATTGCGCAACGCCCTGGAAGACCTGCAGAATTCGATATACTCGCGTCTGAAATGTTCCGCCTTTTTGCCGGACATCGCGTTTTCGCTCTCGCTCACGATCGCCTTCATCCCGAGAATTTTCGATCTTTGGCAGGAAATCAATCTCGCCTGGAACGCCCGGGGAGGCGGCCGTTCGCGAAGCCCGGCAGCCGTATACAGGCGTATTGCTTCCCTTGTGCCCCTGCTGCTCATTCGCCTCCTCGACGCGGCAGCCCGCACCGAGCGCGCCATCCGCAACCGCAAGCCTCTGTAG
- the nrdR gene encoding transcriptional regulator NrdR yields the protein MRCPHCGSFDDKVIESRTLANGDSIRRRRECIGCGYRFTSYERIEEKQFMVVKRDGRRQPFDRKKLEHGIQRALEKRPVSGMTIENIVNEIEDQAVMAGKAIHEIPTSDLGEMVLAKLSAVDKVAYIRFASVYRHFENMDEFIAEVNKVGGEHGSI from the coding sequence ATGAGATGTCCCCACTGCGGGAGTTTTGACGACAAGGTCATAGAATCGAGAACCCTTGCAAACGGAGACAGCATACGGCGCAGACGGGAATGCATCGGCTGCGGCTACCGTTTCACCAGCTATGAACGGATAGAAGAAAAACAGTTCATGGTGGTAAAACGGGACGGAAGACGCCAGCCCTTCGACCGGAAAAAACTGGAGCATGGAATCCAGCGGGCCCTGGAAAAAAGACCCGTCTCCGGCATGACGATAGAAAACATCGTTAACGAGATAGAGGACCAGGCGGTGATGGCGGGCAAGGCCATCCACGAAATCCCGACCTCCGATCTTGGAGAAATGGTGCTCGCGAAGCTCTCGGCGGTCGATAAGGTGGCCTATATCAGGTTCGCCTCGGTATACCGGCATTTTGAAAATATGGATGAATTCATAGCGGAAGTTAATAAAGTGGGAGGCGAACATGGCAGCATCTGA